Within Spinacia oleracea cultivar Varoflay chromosome 4, BTI_SOV_V1, whole genome shotgun sequence, the genomic segment tgcctaagaagcaataaaacagggttgtttaaagttcttcactgaacttgggtagatcacctatctgctggcttgatggttctacattgaaaaatgcgtagaaccacccttgaagcaagaaaaacgtctgctaacttgatggttcttcattgcaaaatgagtaaaaccaccatcgaagtaagaaagactagatcacataataaacaaactcgaaaagatcttatcatcatatctcaaagaacattcgatgaaaaggatgttaagattggcaaagcatgataactaaacctatgcaacaagtgagaagcaacactcacgttgtagcactggaaatcaagcatagctttgaattccatgaaatgttttaaagatgggttagaggcccatggttgtaaaacattggggttgaacatttatcatatatgaaatgaattttcatattccatttaatcttggtttagtattaaatgatgagtcccttcaatttgacgatatattcaagatagactgtcaggaccagtcctgtgactaagaaatgtctatcaagtgaacttgaatgtcaaaggttgaaaatggtccctagtcggagttttctataaaattggacgcatagaaaacgttagacgattagaatacaagatgactagtagttctgtttcttgaactatgtggacatggcaatgtcataatcatttgcatagatacttactttgggaagactagtatcggacaagacctatgaaactttactgtaagagatgaaagtctgtcataagtaaatttcattaaattattagacactaaatcctcaatacctgagtgatttgagattacttgtttgagaactggttgctttgacgttgaccaactgtcgcaccgtaaaaggaggctataaaggcaacgctcaggtaatcacctatcaaacgaagtctaatctcaagatcgcaagattgggattgtcctcccataaatcgggatgagatgcttaaaagttgtacaaggccactcggagagctagaaactgtgaaatgcatggccgtgctcggatgaatcataggctatgattatctgtttatttgatcagttgaactctgaaaccgagaaacacctctggacataataaggatgacaactcttaccttatgttcaagagcaagcatcgagcgacaaaggaattaggaaatgcacacttgtccctaaggacaagtgggagactgaaggaaataatgcccttggtccaagtatgcattctatgttaagtctaataaatgcggttcagtattaattaacaagttaataattcagtgagatcaagtgagctgaatgcctagctagaggccgctttagttcaagtggaattaatgatattaatccacagcttactcttgactgaacccgtagggtcacacaaatagtacgtaaacggatcaagtatttaatggcattaaatactctatctatggatattcggaatcgacggatcttggtttcagtgggagctgagatcgtcacaggcaagaaatgaatactccggaaacgatgatattaccggaaacggaaatatggatcgtatcggaaatataaatattatccaagtcgtagatgttgccggaaacggaaatatggtacgtatcggaaaatattatcggaaatggaaatattaccagaatcggaaatattgccggaaacggaaatattgtcagaatcggaaatattaccggaatcggaaaataattccggaaacggaaatattaaatatttattcgaaacggaaattaattccggaatcggaaatgttaaatattgttcgtatcggaaatgaattccggaatcggaaatttaatcggaagcgtatcgtacgaataagcatcggacgaggcctgccggacgagggcccagcacgaagccaggccatcgcccagcaagccaagcgcgccacacaaacagccatgccaggcccagcgcaaggccaggcccagcaggccgtggcagcgcgcgcgggtgcttgcgtgggcttgtggctcgcgcaggcctcgctgcgtgggctgctgctcgcacgcacgcatgggcggcccatcgaggctgccgtgtgtgtgtgcgtaagtgtttgtgttcgtgcacgtttcctacaacgtgcagagttcggttaatgattaaattcctaattctatttgataaattaattaaattagagttcttgtaggattctaggtttaattaatttgtatctgaataggattccaattccctttccataaccctataaatatgtggcctgggttcacaatttataacgagtttcaaagtattcaaagtgagtttttgagagaaaaattcagccacacatcttgctcaaaagtgccgaaaattctagtaccttaagggcgattctagttggtcaatcttaaggcggatccggacgtgctgtggactatctacggagggacgacacttggagtcctaaagacttgttcttgctcggttcgggcgcagctagggagggcacgcaacaaagagtatgcatctaaattatgctatatgattatgtgtaaataatatgtaatcatgggttaatggttgtttccgcatgatttatgtaatatcatatgtatcataacctaacagtttccACACCGTACGTTCTGAAATTATCACACCCACCCTCCACGATAGTAATGATATCCACTCCTTCCAACCCCATCTCGAcgggtacaaaataaaatgtaTTACTGCTCCATCACCCACCCGTGTATCCACACCCGCCTCATTCAACTTTtgttttggtaagagagtttaGAATCTTAAAGTATATTCTAGAGTCTTTACAATCCGCTGTTGATTGAAGTAATtgagtaaaaaaaaatcaattagatgaaggatAAGAGAAGTAGGCGGgcccaatctaaaatccataCCTGCGGCAAATGCATTTTTTAACCCCATCATCATGCACCAGGCTTTCCTCCATCTCACCACTTGAGGCGGGTGTGAGGGGGATCTCCCGAGCCATCATAAAAAAGAATATGACATATTTGTACAGATATATatttattaaacaaataattttagaactcaCTCCACCCTCCCCACCaatctaaaatgacatggtccccacttgttttacttactccaaccccacttgtttcattactttatttcattcaatttttcttcttaatacccgtgcccgaccaagtgtatcccttaaatacatacggagggagtattaattttCAACATATTACAGACCTGGAATGGATTAGTGTAGGCAAGAAAATAAAAGTTTGGCTTATTTTGAGAACtcaaaagttgggattattttggAATAATCCAAAGTTgaaattattttgagaagataGGTGAAAGTTAAGATTATTCATGTcagtttttccttctttttattGTGTTCTCGTGATATAAATATATCTTTCAATAAATGTAAATATATGAGATGTTGGTCAAATGGGTCGATGATAGCCATATATATTTAATAGGATTTTTTTTCTAATAAAGACAAAAAATTCACAATGTTTTGGAAATCTATATCATGATGTATACTAAGTATAACAAAGCATGTTAAATTAGTAGtatatttaaattaagaaatttatttctaTAAACAAATACGTACTTCGTAGTATAATCAATTACTACCATAGGTAATTAGAAGGTTCTAGGTAAAAATATACGAAATATatcaaattatattattataggttaattatttatattataagaGAGACAATTGAGATAGCAAAATTTGTTAGCTCCACACCAATTTTCCTTCCTTttagggtgcgttctattcagCTGTTTTTCACTTAtgttttctgaacttatattatctgaacttaataaaatttattttacttataATTGTACTTGGGCTCCGTTTAATTGGACTTATTATGTctaaacttatcttaacttatctgGACTTAACTAAACAtatcttaacttatctgaacttattttatctgaataacttttttttcctgaaatattattgttattgttattgttattgttattattattactattattattataaccGATCTGTGTAGAAAATATCgatatcatgtccaaatcaaaaCCGATATGTCCAAATTATGTCCAGCTCAAAACcgatatgtctagatcatatcTAGGTCAGAAACAATATatccaaatcatgtccagattagaactgatGTGTCTAACCGGTCTGTCAAGATTAGAACCCATATATTCATATCAAAACCAATCTGCCTATATTAGAACTGATATGtctatatcatgtccagatcagaaccaatCTATCCAAATCATGTCATATTAGAACTAATGTGTCTAATAAATTTGTCCggatcagaactgatttgtcACGATCATAACTAATATGTCCAAATCATATGCAGATTATAACAAAATTGTACACATCAGAACCAGCTAGCTTGTCCAGACCAAAAccgaatatatatatatatatatatatatatatatatatatatatatatatatatatatatatatatatatatatatatatatatatatatatataactgaTATATTCATCCAGATCATGTCAAAATCTGAACCATATATTCAGATCAaaatcgatatgtccagatctTGTCCAAATAAGAATAGATTTGTCCAGATCATGTACAAATAAGAATCTATCTATCCATATTATAACCGATCTGTCCATGTCTCCATATCATGTTCAAATCAGAACTCATGTGTTCCAATCAAAATAAGTTTAtcaagatcatgtccatatcaaaatCAATTTATCGATATTATGTTAAGATCAGAACTCATATGAACAGGTCAGAACTGATATATCTAgccatgtccagatcaaaattaTATATTTAGATCAAACCCGATATGTCGGATCATGTCCACATCAGAATccatatatttataaaaagaatATGACATATTTGTACAGATATGTATAGATTTGTATAGATCGGAATCGATCTATACATATCAGAACATATATGTACAAGTCAGAACATATTTATACAGATCAGAACTGCTATGTACAAATGATGTCCAGTTCAGAACACATATTTCCAGATTATAACCGATCTTTCCATATCATAACCAATATGTGTAAAACATATCCGGATCAGAACCCATATATCTAGATCATAACCAATATGTttatatcatgtccagatcataaccgatcaATATAGATCATGTCAAGGTCTATCTAATactataaggaatagttaaatcatgaacAAAGTCAAATAATTAAGTAATGTGAAAATttcaataacaatattataaatttgaatcatTTAGTTTACATGTAAATTGTTTAATAtaataatgataaattttttatttaaatcttaattatgaaaaatcagatcagttcatatcagatcagattagaaaaaataaaattcagatCAGGTCAGATCATGCGAAATAAAGTAAACTAAACGGGGCCTTAGTCAACATTATTTAATCATCTACCTTTATCTTTGTCGTCAGCgcaatctaaaatccaaactcGCTCCATCATCAATTGTGATCTagcatttatatatatatagaaccgATATAAGTATATCTCAATTTTGTAATCTATAAagtaattactccctccattcttaaatattagtaatgttttgacttttcaactcaatatttcaacgtaaatatctccaaatacgtatgttagaaaaaatatatttatttgatattgttaaaatacacattaagacgaaaaaaaataagatctcacatgaatgTGTTTTGAAGTAtgtattggaaagaaattagaagatgCTCTTCAATTGTAAATAGTGTTAAGAATCCAAAAAtgactaatattcgagaacagATGGAGTATTTAGTTTCTCTTATAGCTTTGTTAGAGTTCCTAATTGTGTAAACATATCAGCATATACGTAGAATGatttatacgtagtatatattCTTTGACATATTTAGTGTAACTAATACTCCGTAACTTATTACATAATTAGATCTTTGACATATTTAGTGTAACTAATAACTCATAACTATTTCTAATTATGAAAGATCCCGCAACAGTGAATATAATTTAGGAATAATTATAAATTAACATAAATTTCTAGATAATATTTTAGtgaatattgttttaattatagACATGTGTTAGCCATGAACGACCTTCTTGTATTTTAGTATATAGCATATATATTTGGTAAAAATCCATTAACCATTTGATATTACGGAATCTGTATACTATTTAAGGGAGATTATGGGTTTATAGGGTTGTAAAATATTTGAtgttgtataattttttttttaaagtttaatAACTTATATCAAAggagaggcgaatcaatgagtgacattgtcatcaccacattgatttcctctcttttagtataatatatagattatTACCATTTGCCTTTTCTTACTTGATCTTTTATGAATTTGTAAAAGAGATAAGTTTGATTATGCTTTAAAAAAAACGTGCAataatgataaaggtcgcaacatgagacctttaagccgtgtcacaatgatgacatgacatgcttatgtgtcattatttaaattgaaaactaaaatatttaacttatataacctattatacatgttacaaaaaaaaagtaggaaaatcttaatattctaatttgtttccttctttataccGATaatcttatttacatattttcatagtaaaaatatggcattggtagtaaaaatattctgatgaagCATAGCCTAGGTGGCGCCTAAATGtgccaattaaactgcgacacgtaagattgcgacaactttTAGTTATCGCAACTTGTGACATTTATCATCACCCTTAAAATAAAACTGCATAGGCCAAATTTAGGAAAGGTAGAAAATCTAATTTATATCATCTAATTTACCAGGTGATGGGGCTTTATATCATCTTATTTACCAGTCAGACACAGTCTACAACTCTACATACATTCACCTAAACATAAGTCGAACCAGGTTGAGAAGCTACTCTAGTTGGCCGGTGGCTGGCTGGGTGCTGTACATTCAGCGTAACGAGGACGCTTTTGCAGCTGTTTTGGACTTGATACAAAATCACAAGAGCTTGCACTACGTTTCTCCAGTAGTTTTATAGCTTCAGGCGTCCATTCTTGCAATTCTTTCATTCGTGATACAAGGGAATCCGGTGGGAATTTTGACTCCAGTTTAAACATTGTGATGCAGTTTGTAACTTCTTGTAGAATGCTGAATTCTGTTCTTCCAGCTTCGATCTGCATTAAAGGCCAATttcatagttagtatataatcCGGAGTAACAGCTATTCATATATAATAGACCTATCCTTTATTCGAACAGATATATCGAAAgaacaattttcaaaaattaagTACATACTGATTGAGATTTATTTGTACGTGACTCAAATCATCAACGATATTCATGTTCCAAACAGTGGACAGTGGCAACTGGCATATGACATAAACAGAGAAAACAGAGTTTTTTGTTTCAAATAACTCTGCAAGAAAGTTAATGGCTAAAATGAACTGAGGACAAGTACATGTTCAAGTATTCAACACATTCAATTTAGTTAGGAGACTTGTgacaaagaagaagaaaatgaacAAATTAAACAATGCAATAAACTTGATTTATGTATAACCTGGTAAAACAAGTATGCTACAAATTCACGTACCTTGGATTTCAAAGTTCCATTCTTCTGCTTCTCATTCACTTTTTTATTTGACAGGTCCAAGTAAGCTTGCAGAAGAGGCACTGGCGGGAATTTATACTGTAGCTTAAAAACACACGCGTACTTGACTGCTGACAGAAACTTTTTCTTTACAATGAAAGACTTGATAATACCTGTTCAACGCGAAAACAGATTGCATAAGTACAAGTGTAGACTTGATAATATTTAGTTTATAAGGACCTGTTAATTTCAGGACGAGTAAATTCTGTAAGTCGAATAGGGATAGGCACTAGTTTCAGGTCATTTCAGGAGATCCAGGAAGAAATCAAGAATACAAACTGGTATCTAATTACTAGTCTGCTTTGAAATGACACCATGCCTTACATGCATTTCTGATTTACAACATGATGCCCTTTCGCCCTGTTTTTTAATGTCTCCAAGAATAAACTTATCCAAGACACGAAGATCCAACACAAAATAGATAGAGAATGAAGAAAACTCTCCAGTATATATGATGCTAGAGCAATTCATATATAGATCAACATATCCAATATTCATCTGATACAGGCTTCTTTAGTCTCATATAATTGGGTCACTAGATTGTTTATTAGTATGTATAATTCTCAACAAAGCAGAATTACAAATTGTGATATAAACAAGTTTATATTAGGAGATAGATGATGAATGAAATTACCAGGAATCATCTTGGAAAGCCCCAATGCGCGGCATAAACATGCTAGCTGCCCCTTCCTATAAACTTCATGCCCGCTATAGAATTttctaaaaaggaaaataagtTGATGTGGATCATAAAAACTTGCTAGCTTGAACGCAGCTACAAACTGCAGAAATCCAAAATTATCTGCAGGGGTATTACTATTACCCATGGAAATCAACCTAGCATTGAGAAAATCAGCGAAATTCTTAGCTTCCTCTTCCACTACAGGTGTAATTGGAGGTGATAATTTCATAAACTGCATCAACAGCAATATGCAACTATTTTTATCAGCTTTTGACTCGGCCTTATCTACAAATATTTGGTGGGAAGAACTTCGAGTGACTTCGATAACAAGCTTTCCTGGATCAGGTGCATATCTAAGAGCATCCAATATCTTATCATGAATTATAAATTTTCCCTTCAAATGATGCTCGGTTAAGTACGATCTCAAACCATCTGCGTCCATGTTTCTGCACAACGAATAGATATCACCACCAATACTCGGCGATGAGGAATCTATTGAACATAGTACTTGTTGGATATCAGGTAACTCCTTCTCCTGACTCAAGTGTGTTAAACTGCTGCTTCctaaacaaatgaaagaaaaatcaacctACAAAACCACTACTCCATACTTGTATTAATtacattactccctccgttctttcTTTATGTATCCACAATTTTTCAAATTATTTCTCGAAACAAGATGCTAATAATgtaaggctctgtttggttttgtgtaaaatacaatttcaaaatagtttttctttgtttggttctttgaaagaaaaatggaaaaagatggtaaagattgaggggaagaaggtAGAGGGAGCTGAGGGGAAAAGTTGGAAAAGTGGTCCCTCCCTCTCAAATAGAAAGGTTTTTGGGCTTTTGAGGGAGttatgaaaaattatttttatccCTTGTTAAATCAAACAatgtaaaatgattaaaaagggGGGAAATCGATTTCTCCTACCAAAACAAGCCTAAatgaaaacattaaaaaaatactgAGTAAGTTGCTTACCACTTTGCTTTTCTCTCAACTCTTGTGTTTGAGAATGAGAAGCTATGCACTGCACATCACCTTGCTTCTCTAATACCTCATCCAATTGTTGGTCGACTTCTTTCTCTTTCGAGATATGCCTCTTGATTTGCTCATCCTTTAAACCCAAATGATTTTGATGGTTATAGATTTGCGTCTCTTTTGAATACAATTCTAGGAACCGCTCGATTTCTTTTTCCTTCATTTCCATTAGTTTAGAACTCTCATTTATTCGATTTTGCTCCAACTCCATAGCTTTCTCTTTAGCCTCTAACACTTTGTTATGCTCATCAATCTCCTTCTCTTTTAACCCTAACATCTTCTCTTTGGACAATAACTTTTCACTTCTCTCTTTCATCTCCCTTTCCTTCAACACGAGCGAAGTGCATATTTCATCTATCTCCTCTTCTTTCAAGTCCAACTCTTTTCTATCCTCATCAAACTTCACCTTATTTTGTTCCAACACACTCTCCTTCAAATTCAATTCTTTGTCTTTCACATCCAATGCTTGATCGCGGTTCCTAACCTCGGTCTCCCTCTCCTCCACCGCCTTGACCCGCTCCTTAACCTCAACCTCGAATACCCTAACTTGCTCAAACCGCTCCTCTCTCACCTCAACCGCTCTACAACGCTCCAAAACGTCTCTCTTCTCAAACTCCAAACAATCACGCCAATCCATCACTTGCTTCTCCCTCAACTCCATCTCTCCAATTCTCTCATTCAACGACTTCTCCTCTGACTCCAACTTCTTCCGCCTCAACTCAACCTCCTTTTGTGAATTCTGCAACATATTCTTAGCCATATCAACTTCCCTCTCTTTTGCCTCTACTTCCTCGACTCGTTTCTCGAGAGAGTCGTTTGCCGCAGCGAAACAAGACTGCAGAGTCTGCCATTGATTACCGAGAGCAAAGACGGAGTAGCAGTGGGACTGAAAATCTTTGAAAGTTCCGTCAAGTTTGTGCATTACAACCCTTGCGACACTAAGGTCTTTTGAAGTTTGATCTAAAACAGACATGGCTCATCAAATTAAGGTTTAACTGGAAattaaattgaagaacaataagTAAACCCTAAACTTTTGcctaaatatatatagaaacgGTTGGTAGTTACAGATTTGGGGtagaaagaaatgaaaaaaagggCCAAACTTTTACTTAAATAATGCGGTGAACGTGTACTGATTGCGGGGGGTTTTCTTTTTCTATTAAGTATCGGAGAACGTGGCGGCGGCGTGGCGCGATTTTATCGGTGCACTATAAAATTGGAATAAATTGGAATATTAGGAGTTTGTACTATCTggataaaaatcaaaatataataTAAGTTGAAGGTAAATTATAAAAAGTGaccttttatatttaaaatttgtcACAAATGATcttttttttgataaacaaattaattcattgataaaaagtcatacgacatctacatacgacatctacataaagatataaatctaacaaatacataacaatcgaatcaaataaaaactttctttcaccatagctacgatcgtagtatatcaaacattctgtataccctcttttatatcgctgtgatttacaaccttcattgacgagggggtctatagatctgttgtagccatgacaaatatgatttccgtctgattcgtctgattgtagtcgaaagattgacatcctcttcgatcccgcataaatctttaccaaagaaacaacctgaactaaactaaactaaacacacaaaacttaactaaaaacaaacccaccataggggtacttactacaccgaaacaatcaaacccaccataggggtacttaccacactgaaactatgtagttttattgaaatctaacgcaaaaacacaacgaaattgaaagagaaggggcggaaataaccaaatttccgaAGAAAATTGGCTATTTCCGCCCTAGAAAACACTAATTTTTGTAAAccctaaaaagagagagaaaaagggagAGAGACTTTCTTAGGTTGTAATTGCTTTTTCTCGGGATAGATCTAACCTTGTCAGAAATGATCTTATATATTCTTTGTTGGTGAAATCATactttaaatgattttttgccaaaaaggaTCTTAAacgtttttttgcgagaaaagacctttttatgacgaaattggtgaaatgggacctaaaacataaaaaaatttgttgattGAGACCTTTTACCGGTTTTTTGGAGTTGACCCAAGATTCCGGCAACGAATTTGACACGTGGCAACCTGAGAAGGCCACGTGtccatttaatgattaaaataaaataaagaattgcccaaaaaaaaaaaaattgccccaaaaaaaaaaacaattatagatttttttttacccCAAATCGATATTATTTTTTCCCCCaaatcgaattttttttttgccccaaatcggttttttttttttgccccaaatcgctttttttttttttttgccccaaatcgattttttttttttttgccccaaataGAATTTCGCTTTGCaccaaatcgatttttttttcttccccaaatcgattttttttttgccccaatTCTCCCTCCAAAATCCCAACTGCCTTAAAGTTCGTCACTGAAATTGTCTGCCACGAATTATTATTCATACCCAcacgaatcatgtttactatttTTTCCCCTCAAATTCCTCCTCAATTGTCCTAATTTTGCGTcgaaaaaattagggttcttcgcaaattggggcaaaaaaaaatcgatttggggcaaaaaataaaattcgataatttttttttttttgggccaaattattttttttttggcaatttttttttttaaatctttaAATGGACATGTGGCCTTCTCCGGTTGCCACGTGTCAAAGTCGTTGCCGGAATCTTGGGTCAACTCCAAGAAACCGGTAAAAGGtcccaatcaacaaaaaaaaattatgttttaggtcccatttcaccaatttcgtcataaagggtcttttctcgcaaaaaaacgtTTATAAAAGCTCATTTTTGGCAAAAAATCCTACTTTAAACTAAAAATTATTTGTTATAGACAATCTAAGACCACTTTCTGACATTGACTTTTGTATTCCGTCCTTTGACCATCATGAGCAGGTCACGTGTTGTCAAAGTTGCCTATGTTCACCCTTTTCATCCACTTTTCGTCATTGACTTTcgatttttgttttatttttgtttttaacttttatAGTTGGGAATTTTGGACGAAAAAGGTTGAGAACAGCCAAAAGTGAGGCCATGTGCCCTACAAGATGGTCAACAGCTAGAAAACAAATATCAATTCGGAAAGTGATCTCAGGTTGCCTCTCGCAAATATTTTTAAGTTTAATGTGTGATTTCACCAAaacaaattatataaggtcctttctcgcaaatttTGAACTATAAAATgtcttttttggcaaatttgcctaaattgaattgtgttattagaaatattataaaaatattttttaaataaaatttatttataataaatGTATAATGTCAAAATGAAACATAtgtttttattctattttgaaaCACATGAACATAAAATGTCCAAGATGGACATGTTATACAACATAGCCACCTATGGTAATTTatttttacggttttttcatgatatACCCCTaaattttagcataattcaCCAACTTTTCATTAAGTTTCGataatacataaaatacccctattccAAAACTTAATACAATAAATATCTTTAATGACGTCATCAACCTCATAATCAACCAATTAATGTCTAATTAACCCACATAATTCCTAATTAGCACCGCTAATCAACCCACTCATTAACAAACCTAATTAGCCCATTCATTAACCcaccatttctttttcttttctctcttccCTTCCTTCTTTCCTGTACATTGTAATTAAAGCCACTTCTCCTCCCTCCTTCCTGTACTCTTTGGCCTCTTCTCCTACCTCTTTCATGTACTCTCGTGCCTCCCCTCCCTCTATGTCAGAGTTCGAGTGTTTTGAAATCGGATCGTGCGGCGCACTCCTGTCTATTTGCAGCGAGGGCGCAAGCAAGCCTTATGCGAAAGTGAATCTCAAGGCTCGTGGAACGATCGGGTGCTTGCTTCGGAATGGACACTCTTGCGTATTGGCGACAAGAATGAGGTTCGAGGGTCGATTAGAGCTAGCGCTTGTGTGCGTACAACAGGAACAAGCGGGACTGGCGACAAGAATGTATCTATTTTGAGAGAGACTTTGGTGAGTCTTTAAAAGCTTAAAAATATGCGACaacataataaatatatataaaggCTAAAAAAACCCAAGTGATTAAGAAAAGGAAACTTttgatgag encodes:
- the LOC130459217 gene encoding FRIGIDA-like protein 4a, yielding MSVLDQTSKDLSVARVVMHKLDGTFKDFQSHCYSVFALGNQWQTLQSCFAAANDSLEKRVEEVEAKEREVDMAKNMLQNSQKEVELRRKKLESEEKSLNERIGEMELREKQVMDWRDCLEFEKRDVLERCRAVEVREERFEQVRVFEVEVKERVKAVEERETEVRNRDQALDVKDKELNLKESVLEQNKVKFDEDRKELDLKEEEIDEICTSLVLKEREMKERSEKLLSKEKMLGLKEKEIDEHNKVLEAKEKAMELEQNRINESSKLMEMKEKEIERFLELYSKETQIYNHQNHLGLKDEQIKRHISKEKEVDQQLDEVLEKQGDVQCIASHSQTQELREKQSGSSSLTHLSQEKELPDIQQVLCSIDSSSPSIGGDIYSLCRNMDADGLRSYLTEHHLKGKFIIHDKILDALRYAPDPGKLVIEVTRSSSHQIFVDKAESKADKNSCILLLMQFMKLSPPITPVVEEEAKNFADFLNARLISMGNSNTPADNFGFLQFVAAFKLASFYDPHQLIFLFRKFYSGHEVYRKGQLACLCRALGLSKMIPGIIKSFIVKKKFLSAVKYACVFKLQYKFPPVPLLQAYLDLSNKKVNEKQKNGTLKSKIEAGRTEFSILQEVTNCITMFKLESKFPPDSLVSRMKELQEWTPEAIKLLEKRSASSCDFVSSPKQLQKRPRYAECTAPSQPPAN